From the genome of Phytohabitans rumicis, one region includes:
- a CDS encoding phenylacetate--CoA ligase family protein: MTDTLTARPAIGQWRDYAELAGLQDRRLPYALVAAARSPFYRARLRAGVPEDRAGLLDVPLTTKRDLRDSYPFGLLAVPRARLATYHESSGTSGVPTASYYTADDWHDLAERYARKWVGITADDVFLVRTPYALMITGHLAHAAARRHGATVVPGDNRSLAMPYARVVRVLHDLGVTLTWSLPTETLLWAAAAKAAGYRADRDFPALRALFVGGEPLGTARKARIAELWGCRSSRSTGPRRPAAWPASARTAACTCGRTGRCSRSTTRTPG; the protein is encoded by the coding sequence GTGACCGACACCCTGACCGCCCGGCCCGCCATCGGGCAGTGGCGCGACTACGCCGAACTGGCCGGCCTGCAGGACCGCCGGCTGCCGTACGCGCTGGTGGCGGCGGCCCGATCCCCGTTCTACCGCGCCCGCCTGCGCGCCGGCGTGCCCGAGGACCGGGCCGGGCTGCTCGACGTGCCGCTGACCACCAAGCGGGACCTGCGGGACAGCTACCCGTTCGGGCTGCTCGCCGTGCCCCGGGCCCGGCTGGCGACGTACCACGAGTCCAGCGGCACCAGCGGGGTCCCGACCGCGTCCTACTACACCGCGGACGACTGGCACGACCTCGCCGAGCGGTACGCCCGCAAGTGGGTCGGCATCACCGCCGACGACGTGTTCCTGGTCCGCACGCCGTACGCCCTGATGATCACGGGCCATCTGGCGCACGCGGCGGCCCGCCGGCACGGCGCCACCGTCGTACCGGGCGACAACCGGTCGCTGGCCATGCCGTACGCGCGGGTGGTGCGGGTCCTGCACGACCTCGGCGTGACGCTCACCTGGTCGCTGCCCACCGAGACGCTGCTGTGGGCCGCCGCGGCGAAGGCCGCCGGGTACCGGGCCGACCGGGACTTCCCCGCGCTGCGCGCCCTCTTCGTCGGGGGTGAGCCGCTGGGCACCGCCCGCAAGGCGCGCATCGCCGAGCTCTGGGGGTGCCGGTCGTCGAGGAGTACGGGTCCACGGAGACCGGCAGCCTGGCCGGCGAGTGCCCGCACGGCCGCCTGCACCTGTGGGCGGACCGGGCGCTGTTCGAGGTCTACCACCCGGACACCGGGCTGA